One window of Quercus robur chromosome 5, dhQueRobu3.1, whole genome shotgun sequence genomic DNA carries:
- the LOC126727847 gene encoding uncharacterized protein LOC126727847 codes for MDDAKRRALIKSQAVKKRESGEEVPKASASVPKRKLTTKSDCPFKQPKVSLEPVVGLMAEGNKAVTPAKQGKGKGLMTVPDGKQERPPSLLRDDFKYALEKLSSIITAEDYEDLGNHSTEAMGETGLFAVAQSLVMMKGLLDRCLNRESTLERVRAKAQQTEEELGQLHKWRSKMEKKLELSEQARKELEEKTATSLTVIENKEAEIKQLKEEIRQAKVAAVEEYRCSESCLSELSDSFLQGFDDSLRHVKKAYPELDLTMLRLPS; via the exons atggatgACGCAAAGAGGAGAGCTTTGATCAAGtcccaagccgtcaagaagagggaatccggcgaggaGGTTCCTAAGGCGTCAGCTTCAGTCCCTAAAAGGAAACTGACGACAAAATCCGACTGTCCctttaagcaaccaaaggtctctcttgaacctgtggttggcttaatggctgagggtaacAAGGCCGTCACCCCAGCGAAGCAGGGGAAGGGTAAGGGATTGATGACGGTCCCAGacggtaagcaagagagacctccttcccttctccgtGATGACTTcaagtatgcattggagaagctgtcgtccatcatcacggcagaagactatgaagacctgggaaaccattcgacggaggccatgggggagacgggcctcttcgccgtcgctcag tccttggtcatgatgaagggactacttgaccggtgtctcaaccgtgagagtaCCTTGGAACGGGTGCGGGCGAAGGCgcagcagacggaggaagagctcggacaacttcataaatggaggtccaagatggagaagaagctggagctttctgagcaggcgaggaaggagctggaggagaagacggccACTTCGCTGACGGTCATAGAGAATAAAGAGGCTGAGATCAAACAACTCAAAGAAGAGATCCGTCAGGCTAAAGTGGCAGCCGTCGAGGAGTACCGATGCTCGGAGTCCTGTTTGAGCGAGCTGTCGGACTCCTTCCTCCAAGGCTTCGATGATTCCCTCCGTCATGTCAAGAAGGCTTATCCAGAGCTGGACTTgacaatg CTCCGTCTACCTTCTTGA